In Achromobacter pestifer, the DNA window CCGGGATTGGCCCTATGATGATCCGGCAGCACGCAGCAACGGACGGCCGCCCGGCCCCGGGCGCACCGACAGCCAATCTTCACCGTGAGTGAGGGCTACATGGATCGCCGACACTTTCTCCGTTTCTCGGGCGCCTTGTGCGCCGTCAACGCGACACTGCCAGGCGTGGCGCGCGCGGAACTCGCCCCCGTCAGCGCCGGATGGCGCGCCTTTGAACTGATCACCGATATCACTGTGCAGGATCCCGGCGCCCACGCGCGCATCTGGATCCCCGTTCCCTATGCCGCGGACACCGCCTACCAACGCGGCGCGCAGAGCGCCTGGCAGGTCAGCGGCAGCGGCGTCGCCCAACTGACCCAGGCTCCCGGCTACGGTGTGCAGATGCTGGCCGTGCAATGGCCGGATGCGCAAGCGCCGCGCCGGGTCACGGTCACCAGCCGCTTCCAGACCCGCAACCGGCGCGTGGACCTGAGCCAGCCGCCCTCGGCCGGCGCTCCCCAGGAAAGCGCGGCCGCGCTGCGCGAATTCCTCCAGCCCACCGCGCTGCTGCCCACCGATGGCATCGTCAAGAGCACCGCCGACCGCATCACGCGCGGCCATCGCGGCGATCTGGCCCAGGCCCGCGCCATCTACGAATGGGTGGTCGAGAACACCTGCAGGACCGCGTCCACCCGCGGCTGCGGCGTGGGCGACGTGCGCTACATGCTCACGGCCAACGACCTCAACGGCAAGTGCGCCGACATCAACTCGCTATTCGTCGCGCTGGCCCGCGCCGCCGGCATTCCCGCGCGCGACGCCTATGGCCTGCGCGTGGCGAACTCCGAGTTCGGCTACAAAAGCCTGGGCAAGGCGGGCGACGTCACCAAGGCGCAGCACTGCCGCGCCGAGTTCTATGCCGCCGGTTACGGCTGGGTGCCGGTGGACCCCGCCGACGTGCGCAAGGTCATGCTGGAAGAGCCCCCCGGCGAACTGCCGTTGACCGACGCCAAGGTGCGCGCCGCGCGTGTCATGCTGTTCGGCGCCTGGGAGATGAACTGGGTGGCCTATAACCACGGCCACGACGTGGTCCTGCCCGGCGCCGCCCATGGGCCCGTGCCCTTCCTGATGTATCCCAACGGGGAAACCTCGGCCGGCAGGCTGGACAGCCTGGATCCCGACAG includes these proteins:
- a CDS encoding transglutaminase-like domain-containing protein encodes the protein MDRRHFLRFSGALCAVNATLPGVARAELAPVSAGWRAFELITDITVQDPGAHARIWIPVPYAADTAYQRGAQSAWQVSGSGVAQLTQAPGYGVQMLAVQWPDAQAPRRVTVTSRFQTRNRRVDLSQPPSAGAPQESAAALREFLQPTALLPTDGIVKSTADRITRGHRGDLAQARAIYEWVVENTCRTASTRGCGVGDVRYMLTANDLNGKCADINSLFVALARAAGIPARDAYGLRVANSEFGYKSLGKAGDVTKAQHCRAEFYAAGYGWVPVDPADVRKVMLEEPPGELPLTDAKVRAARVMLFGAWEMNWVAYNHGHDVVLPGAAHGPVPFLMYPNGETSAGRLDSLDPDSFSYKLSAKPLSL